In the genome of Flavobacteriales bacterium, one region contains:
- a CDS encoding T9SS type A sorting domain-containing protein, whose amino-acid sequence MFSVTCGLGQNLVPNGGFEEYHGCPDATGQIDTAMYWFNPTIGGENGSPDYFNECSSFYGTQVPQNFYGYQEAYEGSAYAGILLYYFAPANSREYIEVPLNSALEANSQYHFEMRANLSNSSRYTTDDIQVHFAEEAITDFPTYDPLPYVPQIINAEGNVLDSANWVLIEGDFIAEGGETHMVIGNFNDDANTSTSIVHSSGATFAYCYVDDVSLELVTGIEESSPLEGHIYPNPFLDQLTIEYVPGEELEFTIFDQKGREVLLRRIIGGTTIHIDGLSSGIYGYQVMTMSGKMKTGLLFRSTE is encoded by the coding sequence ATGTTCTCCGTTACATGTGGCCTAGGTCAGAATCTGGTCCCGAACGGTGGATTTGAGGAATATCATGGGTGTCCGGACGCTACAGGGCAGATCGATACTGCGATGTATTGGTTCAACCCTACAATAGGTGGTGAGAACGGTTCACCAGATTACTTCAATGAATGCTCATCGTTCTATGGTACCCAAGTGCCACAGAATTTCTACGGATATCAGGAAGCCTATGAGGGCTCGGCCTATGCGGGTATCTTGCTTTATTATTTTGCTCCTGCAAATTCACGGGAATATATAGAAGTCCCATTGAATAGTGCACTTGAAGCGAATAGTCAGTATCATTTTGAGATGAGGGCCAACTTGTCCAATTCATCCCGTTATACCACTGACGATATCCAGGTCCACTTTGCAGAGGAAGCCATTACAGACTTTCCTACCTATGATCCTTTACCATACGTTCCACAGATAATAAATGCTGAAGGAAACGTCTTGGATAGTGCCAACTGGGTATTGATCGAGGGCGATTTTATTGCAGAAGGAGGGGAAACCCATATGGTCATAGGCAATTTCAATGACGATGCCAATACCTCTACCAGTATCGTTCATTCTTCGGGAGCCACATTTGCCTACTGTTACGTAGATGATGTCTCTCTTGAATTGGTCACCGGTATAGAGGAATCAAGTCCCCTGGAAGGACATATCTATCCAAATCCTTTTTTGGACCAATTGACGATAGAATATGTACCAGGAGAGGAGCTCGAATTCACGATTTTCGATCAGAAGGGTAGAGAGGTTCTGCTGAGGAGAATCATAGGAGGTACGACTATTCACATAGATGGACTCTCATCTGGAATCTATGGCTATCAGGTGATGACCATGAGCGGGA